In Paractinoplanes brasiliensis, the following proteins share a genomic window:
- a CDS encoding calcium:proton antiporter — MAVSIRTCLTRWTVSVPLVATAALALTWGRELPSAVVVVAALLLGGAVLAAVHHAEVVAHKVGEPYGSLVLAVAVTIIEVALIVTLMISGGEKTQALARDTVFAAVMITCNGLLGISLLVGALRRHVSVFNAEGTGGAFATVATLATLSLVLPSFTTSRPGPQFSPAQLTFAAVASLSLYALFVTVQTRRHRDYFLPITSSGKVIDVEEHLDPPTTRTALISLGALMVALIAVVGLAKGVSPAIESGVASIGLPQAVVGVVIALLVLLPETIAAVRAAARDRVQTSLNLAVGSAMASIGLTIPAIAIAMIWLEGPLLLGLGGTQMILLALTVAVGTLTIVPGRANVLQGGVHLALLAAFLFLAASP; from the coding sequence GTGGCTGTCTCGATCCGGACTTGTCTCACCCGATGGACGGTTTCCGTCCCGCTTGTCGCCACGGCGGCTCTCGCCCTCACCTGGGGCCGCGAGTTGCCGTCGGCGGTGGTCGTGGTGGCCGCGCTCCTGCTCGGCGGCGCGGTGCTCGCCGCGGTCCACCACGCCGAGGTGGTCGCGCACAAGGTCGGCGAGCCGTACGGCTCCCTCGTGCTGGCCGTGGCGGTCACCATCATCGAGGTGGCCCTGATCGTCACCCTCATGATCAGCGGCGGCGAGAAGACCCAAGCCCTGGCCCGCGACACCGTCTTCGCCGCCGTGATGATCACCTGCAACGGCCTGCTCGGTATCTCGCTGCTGGTCGGGGCCTTGCGCCGGCACGTGTCCGTTTTCAACGCCGAGGGCACCGGCGGCGCCTTCGCAACCGTCGCGACCCTGGCCACGCTGAGCCTCGTGCTGCCGAGCTTCACCACCAGCCGCCCCGGCCCCCAATTCTCCCCGGCCCAACTGACCTTCGCCGCCGTCGCTTCGCTGTCCCTCTACGCCCTGTTCGTCACGGTCCAAACCCGCCGCCACCGCGACTACTTCCTCCCCATCACCAGCAGCGGCAAGGTCATCGACGTCGAAGAACACCTGGACCCGCCCACGACCCGCACCGCCCTGATCAGCCTGGGCGCCCTGATGGTCGCCCTGATCGCCGTCGTCGGCCTCGCCAAGGGCGTCTCCCCGGCCATCGAATCCGGCGTCGCCTCCATCGGCCTGCCCCAGGCGGTCGTCGGCGTAGTGATCGCCCTGCTGGTCCTGCTCCCCGAAACCATCGCCGCCGTCCGAGCCGCCGCCCGCGACCGCGTGCAGACCAGCCTCAACCTCGCCGTCGGTTCCGCCATGGCCAGCATCGGCCTCACCATCCCGGCCATCGCCATCGCCATGATCTGGCTTGAAGGCCCCCTGCTGCTCGGCCTCGGCGGCACCCAAATGATCCTGCTCGCCCTCACCGTGGCCGTCGGAACCCTGACCATCGTCCCCGGCCGGGCCAACGTCCTCCAGGGCGGTGTCCATCTGGCCCTGCTCGCGGCGTTCCTGTTCCTCGCCGCAAGCCCTTGA